A stretch of DNA from Leptospira barantonii:
TTAGAAAATAGAATGATATGTCCAAGTACGTAATTTCGTTTGCGCGGAATTTTTAAAGAATCAGAAAAAATTCATCGAAGAATCTTAATCATTTTATAATAGGAATGGTCGTTAGGTGGATCTTTAGAAAAACGAATTCAAAAAAATCGAAAATGAAAGCTATTGAATTCTTATTTTTATGAATCGAGAATCATACGATGAATTGAACTGTCTTACGTTTTGGCGGTGAAAATGTAATTTGCGCTTTGTTCCCAAGCGAGAATAAGCCTATACAAATCCGAGTGTTTTCGCCATTTGGAATGGGGAAGCCTCGATCATCATGCGGAATACGTTTAAAATTTGGATCCAAATCGGGTTGTTGATTTGGATCGGAAATTTCTTTCCAATTTGGGGAGAAGGGCTCCAAAATCTCCCCGATGCTCGGATTCCTTTAGATGAGGGAAAACGACTGGAACCGGGAGAACTCGCAGAAAAGAAGGAAGGTTGGTATATGACGGCCGTCCCTCTTTTGAGTTCGGATCCGGTGAGAGGACAAGGCGGTGGAATCAGGGCCAGTCTATTCTTTAACGGAAAAAAAACGGATTTATATTACGAATACGAACCGTATCGAAGTAAACTCACGGTTCAGCTTTTTCAAACCAATCAAGGTGTGAAAAATCATTTCATACAGTTCGATTCTCCCTATATCTTAAATACCGCGTTTCGATTTAAGAGCAGTCTCGGTTTGGATTACAATCCGAATTCTCAATATTTCGGAATTGGAGAATCTTCCCTTCAGTCTCTTTCGTATCGTCCTCGAAATCTTCCCGGAGTCGGGCAGGTTGGAAATGCGAATTTCGACGCGTACGAAGCGTCTCAATCGTACATTCGACCTTCAAGGGCCGCGTCCGAAATCACTCCGACCGTAAGCGATCAAGGATACAATCAGTATCTATTCAATTCAACGACCTTGTTCAACAGCATCGATTATACGTTTTGGAAGGCGTTCAAATGGGTGGTCGCGAATGAAATTTCGAAGAACATCATCGGTCATTCGGACGGTGTTTGGAATCCTTCCAAAGATCCGTATTTAGCGGGAAGTATTTGGGAAACCTCGGTTCCAAACGGAGAATCAAAACTTACCGAAGACTACAAGGCCGGGAAAATCAAAGGTTATCACGGCGGAGAAATCATTTATCTTCGCGCGGGAATCGCTTACGATACGAGGGATTTCGAACCCGACCCGGATCGAGGTGTATTAGTAGAATTGAATGTAGCAAACGTTTCGAAACGCACCGGTTCCGATTTTAATTACAATAAGATTTTCTTTCAGACGAAATACTTTTATAAACTTTTTCCGAGCGTTTTCGAAGAATTGGTTTTTGCAACGAGAGGGGCGATGGCATATACTTCTTCGGGATCACCTTTCTCCGAAGTTCGATATATGTGGAGTTTGGACGGGCCTATGACCGGGATCGGTGGGTTGCAAACGATGCGAGGTTATCGTCAGGATCGTTTTGTCGCGCCTATGGTCGGTTTCGGAAGTATGGAACTTCGCTGGAGATTCGCTACATTCAAAATCGGTGATGAACTTTTTACGTTGAGTCTGGTGCCCTTTTACGATATCGGTCGGGTTTGGGATTCCGAGAAAAGGATCAACTTACAAGGATACAAACATTCTTGGGGAAGCGGTCTTAGAATCATTTGGAATCAAGCGACCGTGATCCTGATCGATTTTGCGAAGTCTCGGGAAGATACGCAGATGTTCGTTGATTTCAGCCACGCGTTCTGATGAACGAAGTGAAGAATCCCGTTTTTGAAAAAACGGGATTCGAGCGAGCTGATATTATTTTTTCTTAGGTTTTGCCTTAGAAAAATATCCTTGGTGGTATGCTTCCGCAAACGTAGAAGTGATCAACGCATCTTGCGTTTCTCTAACGGTAGATGGGAAGTAGTAAAAAGGCATTCCGAAAATTAAGAGGAGTTGTTGCCAAAGAACGATTTTTTCTTCCTTAAATACGGAACCGATCTTCGTTCCCTTGCCGTCGTAAACCGTCATGGTCATTTTGAAATGATCGCTTGCGGTGCTTGGAAAAATGTATAAAGTCAATCCGGTAAGAACCGCTAACGCTTGGTTCGCTTCTCCATTGTCTTCTAACGCGATGTCCAATACGTAGTCAGTTGCGAATTCGTTGTTTGAGATTTCGGAAAAAAGACCTATGTTTTTTGCTTTTCCGACGATCGCATTCGTCCAGTTGTTTTGAAAAGCAACGTTTATCGGTGCGTTATTTCCGTTTGCAACGATTTTAAAGCTGGTCTTCAAAAACACTATCGGCTTTGCAGTTACCGTTGCGGGGTCCACCGGATTCGGTTTTTGTAATAGATCGGAAGTGTAGGCGATACAGTTCATAAATGAGCCGATCGCTAAAGCGAACAAAATTTTTGAAACGTTATTTGTATTCATGTTTCCCTTGGTAATTATTTGATTTATGCGATCCTGTGGAAACCTTTAAATTCAGAAACAACTTTTCAAAAAAATGGATTTGTTTTAATCAGTTCGTATTAAATTTTAAAACGTTAATTAGATTTTAATGTATAACAATTCTCTAATTGAATTTCGTTTCAGAATTTGAATGATCGTTCTAATGATGTTACCTTTTAGCTCCGAGTATTTATAATCAAATGATTTCAGTTCTTAAGTGATCCTTAAGCTACCTTCCTGCGTTCGGTATGTTTTTCGTTCTGATAAATAAAATCGAGCCTTTAGCTTAAGCAAAACAACGCTCGACTTTGAGTTTCTAAAACATCGTCGAACCTTTTTTCAATCCCTTCCTTTGTCGGCCCAATTTCCCACCTTTTCGAAAATCAAAATTCTCCAGGGATCTCCAAAAGTCTGATTTTCGGGCAAAAGACGCTACTTTTCTCAGAAAAAATTTAATAATTAAATCAAAATGTTTAATAAATTAGCATATATTTTTTAGTTATTTAAAAATTAAACAGATTAAATAAAAACTGCTTGCAAAATGGGCTTTAATTTAGGAATTTCTAATTGAGGTATGAATATGCTTCTGAATAACTACGAGACGGAATCTTTTTACGACGAGATGTTTTCTCCCGAGGGCGGGATCCGACAAAGTTACGATTTTCTAAAATCAAGAATCGAGACGATGGACGACCGGGAGTTGGTTCGCAGAAAGTCGAGCGCGGAAAAGGCCCTTCTTTCGCTCGGCATAACGTTCAACGTTTATGGAGACGAAGAGGAAGAAGAAAGAATTATGCCTTTCGATATCATTCCTCGGATCATCACATCTCACGAGTGGAGAAAGTTGGAAGAGGGGTTGAAACAAAGAACCCGCGCCTTGAATCTTTTTATCAACGATATCTATCACGATGAAAAGATCATCAAAGACGGAATCGTTCCGGCCGAGTATGTCTATTCTTCCCCGGGTTATTTAAAAGAATGTAAAGGAATCAATCCTCCTCAAGGAACTTGGATTCATATTTCGGGAACCGATCTTGTGCGCAACGGAGACGGAACCGTTCACGTTTTGGAGGACAATCTTAGATGCCCTTCCGGCGTTTCTTATGTATTAGAAAATCGTGAAGTGATGAAGAAGACATTCCCCGAACTTTTTTCGAGCCTTAACGTACGTCCTACTTATGATTATCCGATCCGACTTCGGGGGATGCTCGAATTCATGAGCGGAAAGTCCAATCCTTCCATTGCGGTTTTGACCCCCGGTATCTACAATTCGGCTTATTACGAACATTCTTTCTTGGCCCAGAAGATGGGAGTTCCTCTCGTGGAAGGAAGCGACCTCGTCGTGAAGGACGACAAGGTTTATATGAGAACCACAAGAGGTTTGAAAGTTGTCGACGTGATCTATAGAAGGATCGACGATTCTTTTCTCGATCCACTCGTGTTCAACAAGGATTCTCTCTTGGGTGTTCCCGGCATTTTCGAAGCGTATAAAAAAGGAAACGTCGCTCTTGTAAACGCTCCCGGTGCGGGTGTCGCGGACGATAAGGTATTATACACGTTCGTTCCCGCGATGATAAAATACTATCTCGGTGAAGAAGCGATCATTCCTAACGTGCCTACTTATCTTTGTTCCGATGATAAGGATCGTGAATACGTTAAGGAGAATATCTCCAAGCTCGTCGTAAAGGCGGCTAACGGAGCGGGCGGTTACGGTATGCTCATCGGTTCCCGTTCGAGTAAGAAGGAACAAAAAGAATTTTGCGAACTCATTGACAAAAGCCCCAGAAACTATATCGCACAACCGGTCCTCAGTCTTTCCAGAGTTCCCACTCTGATCGAGGACAAGTTGGAAGGACGACACGTGGATCTGAGACCTTTCATTCTTTATGGTGAAGACATCTATGTCATGCCGGGCGGTTTGACTCGTGTCGCTTTGAGAAAAGGTTCTCTCGTGGTCAATTCTTCCCAAGGCGGCGGATCAAAAGATACCTGGGTTATGGGCGAAGGCTAAAAAGATACTCACACTTTAGAACGAAAGAGGTTGCTATGCTGAGCAGAGTGGCTGAGTCCGTATACTGGATGAATCGGTATATGGAGAGGGCGGAGAATTATTCCCGCTTCATCGACGTTAATTTTCAATTATCCTTGGACTTGAACGAAGACGTGAATCGTCAGTGGACGCCTCTCGTATTTACGACGGGTGATCACGAACTTTTTCAGAAAAAATATTCGGAACCTTCTAAGGAGAACGTGATTCACTTCATGACCTTCGATACGGAGAATCCGAATTCGATCCTGAATTGTTTGATCCGTTCGAGAGAGAATGCAAGAACCATTCGTGAAAACATCTCCACTCCGATGTGGGAAGTTATGAACGAATTCTATCTTACGTTTAAAACCAAAAAACATTTCACGGATACGGATCTTTCCGTGTTGAGCGAATTCTTTAAGTCGATTCGAAATCAATGTCTTTTGTTTTACGGTTGTCAGGAAGCGACGATCGCAAGGGACGAGGTTTGGTATTTCGCTCAACTCGGTAGATACTTGGAACGCGCGGATAAAACCGCGAGAATTCTCGACATGAAATATTTCATTCTTCTTCCCTCACACGACGTAGGTTCCAATCTCGATTTGATCCAATGGCTTTCTCTTTTGAAATCCACAAGCGCACATGAGATGTTCAATCGTATCTATCAAAAGATCACTCCGAAAAACATCGCGGAGTTTTTGATTCTAGACAGACAATTCCCGAGAGCGGTTCGTTTTTCTCTCCGAAAAATTTTCGAAAGTTTGAAACTTTTGAGCGGCACCGATCCGGACGAATATTCCTGCGAAGCCGAGAAGAGAGTGGGAGTTTTGTTATCCGAACTCAGTTACACTTCCGTGGACGAGATTTTCAGTTCGGGGATGCACGAGTATTTGGATAAACTTCAACTGCAGATCAACGGGATTCACGACCGGATCGACGAACGTTATTTTCGATTTTAACGATTTGTTTTTTAGGAACGGAAAACTTAGGCGGAAATTTTTTTATGACCATTCGAGTCGCTCTCACTCACGAAACCGTTTATCGGTATGATCGAAACATCACTCTTTCTCCCCACGTGATTCGGCTTCGTCCGGCTCCTCACTGTAAGACGAATATCGTTTCTTATTCCTTAAAGGTGGAACCGGAGAATCAGTTTCTAAACTGGCAACAGGATCCGTTCGGCAACTTTCAGGCGAGGCTCGTGTTTCCGGAAAAGACGGATCGTTTGAGCGTTCTCGTGGATCTTGTAGCGGATATGAAGGTAATCAATCCTTTCGATTTTTTCGTGGAAGCTTACGCCGAGAATTTTCCTTTCGAATATGAGGAAATTCTAAAATACGAATTGGCTCCGTATCTGGTTCCTTCCGAAAACGGAAAGTTGTTGGATTCCTATGTGAAATCACTGCGCGCCGACGG
This window harbors:
- a CDS encoding alpha-E domain-containing protein, with translation MLSRVAESVYWMNRYMERAENYSRFIDVNFQLSLDLNEDVNRQWTPLVFTTGDHELFQKKYSEPSKENVIHFMTFDTENPNSILNCLIRSRENARTIRENISTPMWEVMNEFYLTFKTKKHFTDTDLSVLSEFFKSIRNQCLLFYGCQEATIARDEVWYFAQLGRYLERADKTARILDMKYFILLPSHDVGSNLDLIQWLSLLKSTSAHEMFNRIYQKITPKNIAEFLILDRQFPRAVRFSLRKIFESLKLLSGTDPDEYSCEAEKRVGVLLSELSYTSVDEIFSSGMHEYLDKLQLQINGIHDRIDERYFRF
- the omp85 gene encoding Omp85 family outer membrane protein yields the protein MRNTFKIWIQIGLLIWIGNFFPIWGEGLQNLPDARIPLDEGKRLEPGELAEKKEGWYMTAVPLLSSDPVRGQGGGIRASLFFNGKKTDLYYEYEPYRSKLTVQLFQTNQGVKNHFIQFDSPYILNTAFRFKSSLGLDYNPNSQYFGIGESSLQSLSYRPRNLPGVGQVGNANFDAYEASQSYIRPSRAASEITPTVSDQGYNQYLFNSTTLFNSIDYTFWKAFKWVVANEISKNIIGHSDGVWNPSKDPYLAGSIWETSVPNGESKLTEDYKAGKIKGYHGGEIIYLRAGIAYDTRDFEPDPDRGVLVELNVANVSKRTGSDFNYNKIFFQTKYFYKLFPSVFEELVFATRGAMAYTSSGSPFSEVRYMWSLDGPMTGIGGLQTMRGYRQDRFVAPMVGFGSMELRWRFATFKIGDELFTLSLVPFYDIGRVWDSEKRINLQGYKHSWGSGLRIIWNQATVILIDFAKSREDTQMFVDFSHAF
- a CDS encoding circularly permuted type 2 ATP-grasp protein, coding for MLLNNYETESFYDEMFSPEGGIRQSYDFLKSRIETMDDRELVRRKSSAEKALLSLGITFNVYGDEEEEERIMPFDIIPRIITSHEWRKLEEGLKQRTRALNLFINDIYHDEKIIKDGIVPAEYVYSSPGYLKECKGINPPQGTWIHISGTDLVRNGDGTVHVLEDNLRCPSGVSYVLENREVMKKTFPELFSSLNVRPTYDYPIRLRGMLEFMSGKSNPSIAVLTPGIYNSAYYEHSFLAQKMGVPLVEGSDLVVKDDKVYMRTTRGLKVVDVIYRRIDDSFLDPLVFNKDSLLGVPGIFEAYKKGNVALVNAPGAGVADDKVLYTFVPAMIKYYLGEEAIIPNVPTYLCSDDKDREYVKENISKLVVKAANGAGGYGMLIGSRSSKKEQKEFCELIDKSPRNYIAQPVLSLSRVPTLIEDKLEGRHVDLRPFILYGEDIYVMPGGLTRVALRKGSLVVNSSQGGGSKDTWVMGEG